One Lysinibacillus sp. OF-1 DNA segment encodes these proteins:
- a CDS encoding penicillin-binding protein 1A, whose product MTERRRTRGEHQKALAEKNKKGKKKTTSSSPAKTWFKRIFLTLLAIGVAGFIGGAGLFAYYASTAPELDEELLKDPVSSEFYDKNGELFATIGAENRKYIKYEDIPEDMVNAILATEDVRFFEHHGMDFYRLGGAILANFRDGFGAQGASTLTQQVVKNSFLQNEKKLKRKAQEAWLAFQLERKYSKEEIFEMYFNKMLMSGRIYGFGTAAQYFYGKELKDLTLDEEALLAGLVQRPNAYNPLKNPELAKKRRNTVLGLMHQHGKITKAEMEEAKQMEVQSGLADDATRQSFAGSKYDAFLDIVINELENNGDGTAMAEGIKVYTTLDPNAQQVVENVMNDDSNFPTEEIQSGVAVIDTKTGAIQAVGGGRHYGAERGFNYADDLTKNQPGSTMKPLVDYGPAIEYLKWSTGQTLVDEPMNYTNSKQTITNWDGRYMGAMTARKALYASRNVPAVKALQEVGTDKAKEFVGRLGIETENLYESDAIGGGAITISPIQMAASYAAFGNNGVYTDPHAITKIVYRDGKTSKNYTPEPKVAMSDYTAYMVTDMLRDVVGNKPDASGTAANVPGLDIAGKTGTTNYSAEDFSKYNLPNTSVPDSWFAGYTTNYSIAIWSGYEKHFDPITTWEERRLPQNLFKSIMQDISSNVENTSFKKPNTVVEATIEVGSKPLKLASDYTPSELRQTELFVRGTEPTEVSSVYEAPELSTPYNVSASLDLGAQSINISWEHDAILDPKTDEPLPTSFEVTAKRDGGESITLGTTDSKGLTVGNTLEDGNYTISVVAIVDGTRSEPGTTTFQITSTPEEDLETEDPDEPEIDLPTDPGQEDNDNGNDDNGNNNNNNGNGQGNNGNGSNSGNNDGNQQPTPPTEPTNPIEEDQSSE is encoded by the coding sequence ATGACTGAACGTCGTCGAACACGTGGAGAGCACCAAAAAGCTCTCGCTGAAAAAAATAAAAAAGGTAAGAAAAAAACAACATCATCTTCACCTGCTAAGACGTGGTTTAAACGTATTTTCTTAACACTCTTAGCAATCGGTGTGGCGGGCTTCATTGGAGGCGCTGGATTGTTTGCCTACTATGCAAGCACAGCTCCAGAGCTTGATGAAGAATTATTAAAGGACCCTGTTTCTTCAGAGTTCTACGATAAAAACGGTGAACTATTTGCTACAATCGGTGCTGAAAACCGTAAATATATAAAGTATGAAGATATACCTGAAGATATGGTCAATGCTATTCTCGCAACGGAAGATGTGCGCTTTTTTGAGCACCACGGCATGGACTTTTATCGTCTAGGCGGTGCTATTTTGGCAAACTTCCGTGATGGCTTTGGTGCACAAGGTGCGTCTACCCTGACACAGCAAGTTGTCAAAAACTCATTTTTACAAAACGAGAAAAAACTAAAGCGTAAGGCACAAGAAGCTTGGCTAGCCTTCCAACTAGAACGTAAGTATTCAAAAGAAGAGATTTTTGAAATGTACTTCAATAAAATGCTCATGTCGGGTCGTATTTACGGGTTCGGAACAGCAGCACAATATTTCTATGGTAAAGAATTAAAAGATTTAACATTAGATGAAGAAGCATTATTAGCAGGATTAGTCCAACGACCAAATGCTTATAATCCATTAAAAAACCCTGAGCTTGCGAAAAAACGTCGTAATACGGTTTTAGGCTTAATGCATCAACATGGAAAAATTACAAAAGCTGAGATGGAAGAAGCAAAACAAATGGAAGTCCAATCAGGTCTAGCGGATGATGCAACACGTCAATCATTTGCAGGTTCGAAATATGATGCCTTCCTCGATATTGTGATCAATGAATTAGAAAATAATGGTGATGGAACAGCGATGGCAGAAGGAATTAAAGTTTATACAACACTTGATCCGAATGCCCAACAAGTTGTAGAAAACGTAATGAACGACGACAGTAATTTCCCTACTGAAGAAATTCAGTCAGGTGTAGCTGTCATCGATACAAAGACTGGTGCCATTCAAGCCGTTGGTGGTGGTCGTCATTACGGTGCTGAGCGTGGTTTCAACTATGCAGATGACCTAACAAAAAATCAACCTGGTTCCACAATGAAACCATTAGTTGACTACGGTCCAGCAATTGAATATTTAAAATGGTCTACAGGTCAAACACTTGTCGATGAACCAATGAACTATACAAATTCAAAACAAACAATCACGAACTGGGATGGCAGATATATGGGGGCCATGACGGCACGTAAAGCGTTATATGCATCACGTAACGTACCAGCTGTCAAAGCATTACAAGAGGTTGGTACTGACAAAGCAAAAGAATTTGTAGGGCGTTTAGGAATTGAAACGGAAAATCTATATGAGTCAGATGCGATTGGTGGAGGTGCCATTACAATCTCCCCTATCCAAATGGCTGCTTCCTATGCTGCTTTCGGCAATAACGGGGTCTATACAGATCCACATGCCATTACAAAAATCGTCTACCGTGACGGTAAAACATCTAAAAATTACACACCTGAGCCTAAAGTGGCTATGAGCGATTACACAGCTTATATGGTGACAGATATGCTACGTGATGTCGTTGGCAATAAACCAGATGCATCTGGTACTGCTGCCAATGTACCTGGCTTAGATATCGCAGGTAAAACAGGTACAACCAACTACTCAGCAGAAGATTTTAGCAAATATAATCTACCAAATACAAGTGTACCAGACTCATGGTTTGCGGGTTACACAACAAACTACTCCATTGCTATCTGGAGTGGTTATGAAAAACACTTTGATCCAATTACAACGTGGGAAGAACGTCGATTACCACAAAATTTATTTAAATCAATTATGCAAGATATTTCATCAAATGTTGAAAATACAAGCTTTAAAAAGCCAAATACCGTTGTAGAAGCAACGATTGAAGTCGGCTCTAAACCACTTAAATTAGCAAGTGATTATACACCTAGCGAACTACGTCAAACAGAACTATTCGTTCGTGGTACTGAACCAACAGAGGTGTCGAGTGTGTACGAGGCTCCAGAATTATCTACACCTTACAATGTATCAGCAAGCCTAGATTTAGGAGCACAGTCTATTAATATCTCTTGGGAACATGATGCGATCCTAGATCCAAAAACAGATGAACCATTACCAACTTCATTTGAAGTAACTGCCAAACGTGATGGCGGAGAATCAATAACGCTTGGTACAACAGACAGCAAAGGCTTAACTGTTGGCAACACGCTTGAAGATGGTAATTACACAATCTCTGTCGTAGCCATTGTAGATGGCACACGCAGTGAACCTGGCACAACTACCTTCCAAATCACAAGTACGCCTGAGGAAGATTTAGAAACAGAAGACCCAGATGAGCCAGAAATCGATTTACCAACAGATCCTGGTCAAGAAGACAATGACAACGGGAATGACGACAATGGCAATAACAACAATAATAATGGTAATGGGCAAGGTAATAACGGTAACGGTAGCAACAGTGGTAACAATGATGGCAATCAACAGCCAACCCCTCCTACCGAACCAACCAACCCAATAGAAGAAGACCAAAGCTCAGAATAA
- the recU gene encoding Holliday junction resolvase RecU, protein MTIRYPNGKLYTPNVSVQKTEKKRNSKDLSFSNRGKTLEDEINEANDYYIKRRLAIIHKKPVPVQIVKVEYPSRSAAVIREAYFRTPSTTDYNGVWNGHYIDFDAKETASKTSFPLKNIHEHQMIHMQQVTEQNGMAFIIVRFSAFERYFIVPYEVLQKAWQAMENGDRKSIPFSTIEEEAYEIPTSYYPRIDYLPIIQQWIDATCFRSESEEK, encoded by the coding sequence ATGACAATTCGTTATCCAAACGGAAAATTGTATACGCCGAATGTGTCTGTACAGAAAACAGAGAAAAAAAGGAATAGCAAAGATTTGTCTTTTAGTAATCGTGGCAAGACTCTAGAAGATGAAATTAATGAAGCAAACGACTATTATATAAAAAGGCGACTTGCTATCATTCATAAGAAACCTGTTCCTGTGCAAATCGTCAAAGTAGAGTACCCTTCACGAAGTGCTGCTGTTATTCGTGAAGCATATTTTCGAACACCCTCTACAACCGACTACAATGGTGTTTGGAATGGGCATTATATAGATTTTGATGCAAAGGAAACGGCTTCCAAAACGAGCTTCCCCTTAAAAAATATTCATGAGCATCAAATGATCCATATGCAGCAAGTGACGGAACAAAATGGTATGGCTTTTATTATCGTTCGCTTTTCTGCCTTTGAACGATATTTTATTGTGCCCTACGAAGTTTTACAAAAGGCCTGGCAAGCAATGGAGAATGGCGATCGTAAATCGATACCCTTTTCAACGATTGAAGAAGAGGCATATGAAATTCCTACAAGTTATTATCCACGTATCGATTACTTACCCATTATCCAACAATGGATCGATGCAACATGCTTCAGGTCTGAAAGTGAGGAGAAATAA
- a CDS encoding YppE family protein — protein MIQQTSQLIDECEQCVLRFWQMREEDRTPDFFQEVKPHADEIHQLLKEWQQEANTWIQKNKPKYMHTQQIASVVESMEQFVVQSFYKETSKKRFLDATHSTSYTLKTFERLLKEEESNAIEETND, from the coding sequence GTGATTCAGCAAACATCCCAATTAATAGATGAATGTGAACAATGTGTTTTACGATTCTGGCAAATGCGTGAGGAAGATCGGACACCTGATTTTTTCCAAGAGGTGAAACCACACGCTGATGAAATTCATCAACTATTGAAGGAATGGCAGCAAGAGGCCAATACATGGATTCAAAAAAATAAACCGAAATATATGCATACGCAGCAAATTGCTTCAGTGGTAGAATCGATGGAGCAATTTGTTGTGCAATCTTTTTATAAAGAAACTAGTAAAAAACGTTTTTTAGATGCGACCCATTCTACCTCCTATACTTTAAAAACCTTTGAACGATTACTAAAGGAGGAGGAATCGAATGCTATCGAAGAAACGAACGATTAG
- a CDS encoding DEAD/DEAH box helicase: MLSKKRTISELLQEWRYDEELKERILHWQTLESRPAKYAPFPGNLHSSLVKALQARGIEQLYTHQREAFDLAQHGTSFTAVTPTASGKSYCYHLPVLQKIIEDKNARAIYLFPTKALAQDQKNDLNELIEQSGEEILSYTYDGDTAPGIRQKVRKAGHIVMTNPDMLHSGILPHHTKWVSLFENLQYIVIDELHTYKGVFGSHVAHVIRRLKRICEFYGSKPVFICTSATIKNPKELAELLTNESHALIADSGAPVGKKTFLFYNPPIIHKTFGVRRSAVLEVSDLAKRLYIAGIQSIIFAKSRVRVEMIVTYLKELTRDKLLDESVRGYRGGYLPSERRVIEKGLREGTIQTVVSTNALELGVDIGQLQACIMTGYPGNIASAWQQAGRAGRRQDEALIIYVAQSSALDQYVVNHPLFLLGSTPEEARIYPENMLILMDHLKCAAFELPFSIGDSYGEYDIQELLDYLAEEGVVFKTSDKWHWMSDRFPAHDISLRSASQENVVIIDLSVPAQTKVIGEMDRHSAMTLLHEEAIYLHQGIQFQVEKLDWEEKKAFVREVDVDYYTDANLAVEMKVLEEDRSRPYGGGTISFGDVGLVAQATIFKKIRFGTHDNIGSGPIHLPPDEMHTSASWLSFNRVSQWSEAELTDAMVGAAYAMNAFIPIFIQCDSSDVAVVPQVKASHNELPTFFVYDKYPGGIGLSERVFALWEELLNKTLQHVSSCPCESGCPSCIGAQDSLEQGKKRVIDLLRMLN, from the coding sequence ATGCTATCGAAGAAACGAACGATTAGTGAGCTTTTACAGGAATGGAGATACGATGAAGAATTAAAAGAGCGTATTTTACATTGGCAAACACTAGAAAGTCGACCAGCCAAATATGCACCTTTCCCAGGAAATTTACACTCATCCCTAGTGAAAGCACTACAGGCAAGGGGTATCGAGCAACTATATACACACCAGCGAGAAGCCTTTGATTTGGCGCAGCATGGTACATCTTTTACAGCGGTTACGCCAACTGCTTCGGGTAAATCCTATTGCTATCATCTACCAGTGCTGCAAAAAATAATAGAAGATAAAAATGCGCGGGCCATTTATTTATTTCCAACAAAGGCATTAGCACAGGATCAAAAAAATGATTTAAATGAACTCATTGAGCAAAGTGGCGAGGAAATTTTAAGTTATACGTATGATGGAGATACGGCGCCAGGCATTCGCCAAAAAGTTCGAAAGGCAGGGCATATCGTTATGACGAACCCCGATATGCTGCATTCCGGAATTTTGCCACATCATACTAAATGGGTCTCACTCTTTGAAAATTTGCAGTATATCGTTATTGATGAATTGCATACATATAAAGGGGTATTTGGTTCGCATGTTGCCCACGTTATTCGAAGACTAAAGCGTATTTGTGAGTTTTATGGTAGTAAGCCGGTGTTTATTTGTACATCAGCTACCATTAAAAACCCGAAAGAACTTGCTGAGCTTCTGACGAATGAATCACATGCACTAATTGCTGATTCAGGCGCACCTGTTGGCAAAAAAACCTTCCTTTTTTATAATCCACCAATTATTCATAAAACATTTGGGGTGCGTAGAAGTGCCGTGTTAGAGGTTAGTGATTTAGCCAAAAGGTTGTACATAGCTGGCATTCAATCCATCATTTTTGCCAAAAGTCGAGTACGAGTCGAGATGATTGTCACATACTTAAAGGAGCTCACTCGCGATAAGCTACTCGATGAATCTGTGCGTGGCTATCGAGGTGGATACTTGCCCTCTGAGCGACGTGTCATCGAAAAAGGCTTGCGTGAGGGTACGATTCAAACAGTGGTTAGCACCAATGCATTAGAACTAGGTGTTGATATCGGTCAATTACAAGCTTGTATTATGACAGGTTACCCGGGAAATATTGCGAGTGCTTGGCAGCAAGCAGGACGTGCGGGAAGACGTCAGGATGAGGCATTGATTATATATGTTGCACAATCTTCTGCATTGGATCAGTATGTGGTCAATCATCCTTTGTTTTTGCTTGGTAGTACGCCAGAGGAAGCGCGTATCTATCCAGAAAATATGTTGATTTTAATGGATCATTTGAAATGTGCTGCCTTCGAGCTACCCTTTTCAATAGGCGATTCGTATGGAGAATATGACATACAGGAATTGTTGGATTACTTGGCGGAGGAAGGGGTTGTCTTTAAGACGAGTGACAAATGGCATTGGATGAGTGATCGTTTCCCTGCGCATGATATTAGCCTGCGTTCTGCGTCACAGGAAAATGTGGTCATAATTGATCTGTCCGTCCCTGCACAGACAAAGGTGATTGGAGAAATGGATCGTCATAGTGCCATGACCCTTTTACATGAAGAAGCCATTTACCTACACCAAGGTATTCAATTTCAAGTGGAGAAGCTCGATTGGGAAGAAAAAAAAGCCTTTGTACGTGAAGTAGATGTGGATTACTATACAGATGCCAATCTAGCAGTCGAAATGAAGGTGCTAGAGGAGGATCGTAGCCGTCCCTATGGAGGCGGTACAATTAGCTTTGGCGATGTTGGCTTAGTCGCACAAGCAACGATCTTTAAGAAAATCCGCTTCGGCACACATGACAATATCGGTTCAGGGCCTATCCACCTCCCGCCAGATGAAATGCATACAAGTGCTTCGTGGCTTTCGTTCAATAGGGTGTCTCAATGGTCAGAGGCAGAATTAACGGATGCTATGGTAGGAGCTGCTTATGCGATGAACGCTTTTATCCCGATTTTTATCCAGTGTGATAGTAGTGATGTAGCAGTTGTGCCGCAAGTAAAGGCATCACACAATGAGTTACCAACGTTCTTTGTTTATGATAAGTATCCAGGTGGGATCGGTTTAAGTGAGAGAGTATTTGCACTATGGGAAGAACTGTTAAACAAAACGCTACAACATGTATCGAGCTGTCCTTGTGAATCAGGTTGTCCGTCTTGTATTGGGGCGCAAGATAGTTTAGAGCAAGGGAAGAAAAGAGTGATAGATCTTCTTCGAATGTTAAATTAA
- a CDS encoding helix-turn-helix domain-containing protein, with protein MAFGNHQHRLLKDSVYLCPAQSELILKVDLEKLTTVYLITFNALPQMEAKTDRGEEINLEQTEEIIRLCNSLMALVESPIKEDILLSQAHFYLLLHTITQHRKTSNRDLQHMLEKTKQHMEYHFQEAIQVKDLAQMMNISAKYYMELFRKQFGISAIQYLMNIRMEASKWLLIKGGKTLREIASEVGYKDEFYFSRRFKQQMGMSPSLFMKSRRKNIAVLDSSFFGLLAPLHYIPIAAPLHPTWRFHYYKTFGNHVPIQLAVGRTPAVLNENIALLLQENLQYDYIFCLDNVTDEQLTILQKRGHVYRLAWSSLSWREQLLEVAKILDAEIEARKWLIEYEQTVQEAVASLAYICHERSMLFLLVRGDECYLYQDRSIQEVLLEDLGLNVMISDTQEPITIGQLSEMNPDFIMVLVYEDEESMMKWDELQSDELWLELKSVRNDSVYTLTHFPWRDYAPLPHLLIVKEVMQLLTADSSL; from the coding sequence TTGGCTTTTGGAAATCACCAACACAGGCTGCTTAAAGATAGTGTCTACCTTTGCCCTGCTCAGAGCGAGCTTATCTTAAAGGTGGATTTAGAGAAGTTAACTACCGTTTACCTTATTACCTTTAATGCTCTCCCACAGATGGAGGCGAAGACTGATAGAGGAGAAGAGATAAATCTTGAACAAACAGAAGAAATCATCCGTCTTTGTAACAGTCTAATGGCATTGGTTGAGAGTCCTATCAAAGAGGACATTTTATTAAGCCAAGCACATTTTTACTTGCTTTTACATACCATCACTCAGCATCGGAAAACCTCTAATAGAGACTTGCAACATATGTTAGAAAAAACAAAACAACATATGGAGTATCATTTTCAAGAAGCTATTCAAGTGAAAGATTTAGCCCAAATGATGAATATAAGTGCAAAATATTATATGGAACTATTTCGAAAACAGTTTGGTATTAGTGCCATCCAGTATTTAATGAATATAAGAATGGAAGCGTCTAAATGGCTTTTAATAAAAGGAGGTAAAACCCTTCGAGAAATTGCAAGTGAGGTTGGGTATAAAGACGAGTTTTACTTCAGTCGTCGATTCAAACAACAAATGGGTATGTCTCCCTCTCTATTTATGAAAAGTCGTAGAAAAAACATCGCTGTTTTAGATAGTTCTTTTTTTGGCTTGCTTGCACCACTACATTATATCCCCATTGCAGCACCGCTCCATCCAACATGGCGATTTCATTACTATAAGACTTTTGGCAATCATGTACCTATTCAGCTAGCTGTGGGCAGAACGCCAGCCGTTTTAAATGAAAATATCGCGTTACTTCTACAAGAAAATCTGCAATATGATTATATATTTTGCTTAGATAATGTGACGGATGAGCAGTTGACGATATTACAAAAGAGAGGCCATGTTTATCGACTTGCGTGGAGCAGTTTATCATGGCGTGAACAGTTGCTAGAGGTTGCAAAAATCCTAGATGCAGAGATCGAAGCAAGGAAATGGCTTATAGAATACGAACAAACTGTACAAGAGGCGGTTGCTAGCTTAGCGTACATTTGCCATGAGCGAAGTATGTTATTTTTGTTAGTGAGAGGGGATGAATGCTATCTGTATCAGGATAGAAGTATTCAAGAAGTTTTGCTGGAGGACCTAGGACTAAATGTGATGATCTCTGACACACAAGAACCTATTACAATTGGGCAATTATCTGAAATGAATCCAGATTTCATCATGGTACTTGTTTATGAAGACGAAGAATCGATGATGAAATGGGACGAGCTTCAATCAGATGAGCTGTGGCTTGAATTGAAATCAGTGCGAAATGATTCCGTCTATACACTTACTCATTTTCCATGGCGCGACTATGCTCCGTTGCCACATTTACTGATTGTAAAAGAAGTCATGCAATTGTTAACCGCAGATAGTTCATTATAA
- a CDS encoding ABC transporter substrate-binding protein, which translates to MKKTMVILSIIVLTLTLSACTKDKEESTSSVLQKKESEEQTTKITYLNNHYSVPVKPEKILFLNAFESIEDAVILGIEPYAASAIGSDEEPFPSFFGDVTANTIPLLTTSGDSLEYVLQLAPDLIISTDMEDPKVLEQLEKIAPVIPTSHYGPDWQENLEMLAEITGKAEKAKTLIDKYHQDKQNAIHYLDSFQDKDIVAIRIRGGEMMIYPKDVFLNDVLYGELNLPVPEAINKVNQQTVITLEGLYQANPDYIFIQYDLYENDMDGSILEELQQSPVWKGLKAVESNQVFINAVDPLVMGGGTLNGRIRILEATMEALSN; encoded by the coding sequence ATGAAAAAAACTATGGTCATTTTAAGCATCATAGTATTAACTTTAACTTTATCTGCATGTACAAAAGATAAAGAAGAATCAACATCATCTGTCTTGCAAAAAAAGGAAAGTGAAGAACAGACAACAAAAATTACTTATTTAAATAATCATTACAGCGTTCCAGTAAAACCAGAGAAAATTCTCTTTTTAAATGCCTTTGAATCCATTGAGGATGCTGTGATTTTGGGCATAGAACCCTATGCAGCAAGTGCAATTGGTAGTGATGAGGAGCCATTCCCCAGTTTTTTTGGCGACGTTACGGCGAATACAATTCCTTTATTAACAACGAGTGGGGACAGTTTGGAGTACGTTTTGCAACTTGCACCAGATTTAATTATCAGTACAGATATGGAAGATCCAAAAGTTTTAGAACAGTTAGAGAAAATCGCACCAGTAATTCCAACTTCTCATTATGGACCAGATTGGCAGGAGAATCTTGAAATGCTAGCTGAGATTACTGGAAAGGCTGAAAAAGCAAAAACACTTATTGATAAATACCATCAGGATAAGCAAAATGCTATCCATTATCTCGATTCATTCCAAGACAAGGATATAGTAGCCATACGTATTCGAGGTGGCGAAATGATGATTTACCCTAAAGACGTATTTCTCAATGATGTACTATACGGTGAATTGAATCTCCCTGTGCCAGAAGCTATTAACAAGGTGAATCAGCAAACCGTTATTACTTTGGAGGGCCTCTATCAAGCCAATCCAGATTATATTTTTATTCAGTATGATCTTTATGAAAATGATATGGATGGAAGTATACTTGAGGAGCTTCAACAAAGCCCAGTTTGGAAAGGATTAAAGGCAGTCGAAAGCAATCAAGTTTTTATTAATGCCGTAGATCCATTGGTAATGGGTGGAGGGACATTGAATGGTCGAATTCGTATTTTAGAAGCAACTATGGAAGCATTAAGTAACTAA